One region of Acaryochloris thomasi RCC1774 genomic DNA includes:
- a CDS encoding ABC transporter ATP-binding protein, with amino-acid sequence MSPNDQSHPIIYLEEITKVYGSGETTVNALGGVDLKILPSEYCSIMGASGSGKSTMMNVIGCLDRPSAGRYELDGVDVAQLDDDALALIRNRKIGFVFQQFHLLSQVSALDNVMLPMVYANVPIQERKERAAHALKQVGLEDRMNNRPNQLSGGQQQRVAIARAIVNNPVLLLADEPTGALDTKTTQEILGIFTGLNDSGMTVVMVTHEPEVAQSTQRVVWFRDGKVIHSNMRPEDLHQTAF; translated from the coding sequence TTGTCTCCTAACGATCAGTCCCACCCCATCATTTACTTAGAAGAAATCACCAAGGTTTATGGTTCTGGTGAAACGACAGTTAATGCTCTAGGTGGGGTGGATTTAAAGATTTTACCCAGCGAGTACTGCTCAATTATGGGGGCTTCCGGTTCTGGGAAGTCCACCATGATGAATGTGATCGGCTGTCTGGATCGTCCCTCTGCAGGCCGATACGAGTTAGATGGTGTAGACGTTGCGCAGCTTGACGATGATGCGTTAGCCCTAATCCGCAACCGTAAAATTGGTTTTGTCTTCCAGCAGTTTCACTTACTGAGTCAGGTCAGCGCCCTCGACAATGTGATGTTGCCGATGGTCTACGCCAATGTGCCGATACAAGAACGCAAGGAACGCGCCGCCCATGCGCTCAAGCAGGTGGGGCTAGAAGACAGAATGAATAATCGGCCCAATCAGCTTTCGGGGGGACAGCAGCAGAGAGTTGCGATCGCACGTGCAATCGTCAACAATCCGGTCCTATTGCTAGCGGACGAACCCACTGGCGCACTAGATACCAAAACCACCCAAGAAATCCTGGGCATTTTTACAGGCTTGAATGACAGCGGCATGACCGTCGTAATGGTCACTCACGAACCCGAAGTAGCCCAAAGCACCCAAAGAGTCGTTTGGTTCCGAGACGGCAAAGTCATTCACAGCAACATGCGTCCCGAAGACCTACATCAAACCGCTTTTTGA
- a CDS encoding DUF1997 domain-containing protein: protein MQVNFTGSQAISVQVPTASAPLQHYLRQPHRLIYALADRRRVERLSDSLFRLSMRPREFMALKFQPVVDLQVWSESNGKVHVRSEGCELRGIDYINDRFKFNLIGELHPVQRNGQTWLEGGGDLKVGVELPPLFWMTPKPILEAAGHSLLQGILMTFKQRIGQQLIADYQEWAGTRQLSTASSSTLSANPSTF, encoded by the coding sequence ATGCAGGTCAACTTCACTGGATCCCAAGCCATCTCAGTTCAGGTCCCGACTGCATCGGCGCCCCTGCAGCATTACCTGCGTCAGCCGCATCGATTAATCTATGCGCTAGCAGATCGTAGGCGAGTTGAGCGACTCAGCGATAGCTTATTTCGTTTGAGTATGCGCCCTCGAGAATTTATGGCGTTGAAGTTTCAGCCTGTTGTTGACTTGCAAGTCTGGTCAGAATCCAATGGTAAGGTTCATGTTCGCTCTGAAGGATGTGAACTCCGAGGCATTGACTATATTAATGACCGCTTTAAGTTCAACTTGATTGGTGAGCTCCATCCTGTCCAGCGGAATGGTCAAACATGGCTAGAGGGCGGTGGCGATCTGAAGGTCGGCGTAGAACTTCCCCCCCTGTTCTGGATGACGCCTAAGCCGATTCTAGAGGCTGCGGGCCATAGCTTACTCCAGGGCATTTTGATGACCTTTAAGCAGCGCATTGGTCAGCAGTTGATTGCTGATTATCAAGAGTGGGCCGGGACTCGACAACTGTCTACAGCGTCGTCGTCAACCCTGTCTGCGAATCCCTCGACGTTCTAG
- a CDS encoding protein adenylyltransferase SelO: MTTANPFLNLDYEPALESLGDDYFDRVAAAEFPQHTLRFRNDDVLQQLGLDPQQISETDFIEAFGQFQAREPFLALRYHGYQFGEYNPWLGDGRGFLYGQIRGTDGELYDFGTKGSGTTPYSRTADGRLTLKGGIREILASEALHHLGVKTSRCFSLIETGEKLWRGDEPSPTRSSVMVRFSKSHIRFGTFERLYAIKRPDLIQKLLDHVIEIYYPHFDNLTDKYLQFYTELVQRTAELAAQWMSVGFCHAVLNTDNMSITGESFDYGPYAFIETLDLNFTPAYFDYFRRYRYSNQPSMCKWNLEMLQRPLSTVLSQTEMAVSLDTFDKTYHGTYRRRMLQKLGLDDKRCDSFDAHATDQLLTLTLDFLQKTQIGYHTFFAELRHQFSSLWCTDAGHILRESSLIAEYSAQLETWRQLYNQLLQKDKPESIQQRLKSHNPCTVITRPTIEAVWDPIAIENNWQPFYELLASLKNP, from the coding sequence ATGACCACTGCCAACCCCTTTCTCAATCTTGACTATGAACCGGCATTAGAATCTCTAGGAGATGACTATTTTGATCGAGTTGCGGCAGCAGAGTTCCCGCAGCACACTCTACGATTTCGTAACGATGACGTTCTGCAGCAGCTCGGACTCGACCCTCAGCAGATCAGCGAGACCGACTTCATAGAAGCCTTTGGTCAGTTTCAAGCACGAGAACCCTTTCTAGCCCTCCGCTACCACGGCTACCAGTTCGGTGAATACAACCCCTGGCTCGGAGACGGGCGCGGGTTTCTTTACGGGCAGATTCGCGGTACCGATGGCGAACTCTATGATTTTGGCACCAAAGGTTCAGGAACGACGCCTTACTCTAGAACAGCCGATGGCCGCCTAACCCTTAAAGGGGGCATTCGGGAAATTCTAGCGTCTGAGGCCCTGCACCATCTGGGGGTAAAAACCTCCCGCTGCTTCAGTCTGATTGAAACGGGAGAAAAGCTATGGCGAGGCGACGAACCCTCCCCAACGCGATCAAGTGTGATGGTGCGGTTCAGCAAATCTCATATTCGATTTGGCACCTTTGAGCGTCTCTACGCCATTAAACGTCCCGACTTGATCCAAAAGCTGCTTGATCACGTCATCGAGATCTATTACCCACACTTCGATAACCTAACCGATAAATATCTGCAGTTCTACACAGAACTTGTTCAGCGGACGGCTGAGCTGGCAGCCCAGTGGATGTCAGTCGGTTTTTGCCATGCGGTCCTGAACACCGACAATATGTCCATTACTGGCGAAAGTTTCGACTATGGCCCCTATGCATTCATTGAAACCCTAGACCTGAACTTCACACCAGCCTACTTCGACTACTTTCGTCGCTACCGCTACAGCAACCAACCGTCCATGTGTAAGTGGAATCTAGAGATGCTGCAGCGCCCGCTCTCGACGGTCCTGTCCCAAACAGAGATGGCTGTTAGTCTTGATACCTTTGACAAAACCTATCACGGCACCTACCGGCGACGAATGCTGCAAAAGCTTGGACTCGATGACAAACGTTGCGATAGCTTCGATGCCCACGCAACCGACCAACTGCTCACGCTTACCCTAGATTTTCTCCAAAAAACACAGATTGGCTATCACACTTTTTTTGCTGAACTACGGCATCAGTTCAGCAGCCTGTGGTGTACTGATGCAGGCCATATTCTCAGGGAGTCTTCTTTGATAGCTGAATACTCAGCGCAGCTAGAAACCTGGCGACAGCTCTACAACCAACTTTTACAGAAAGATAAGCCCGAGAGCATACAGCAAAGATTAAAAAGCCATAATCCCTGCACTGTAATCACGCGCCCCACCATCGAAGCTGTCTGGGATCCTATCGCCATAGAAAATAACTGGCAGCCCTTCTACGAATTACTGGCTAGCCTGAAAAATCCGTAA
- a CDS encoding VWA domain-containing protein has translation MRLISQNLPKPTAFLLFGTVLLGLLTGCNLLSDEKSSSQKSSGRREEPETREEIDTNESADIAMNSDAQSLYAQLLQEYDEDYESCGPSIQAQANSCSADGVTGGEAPRENLNVQLMLDASGSMAGSVGGEQKLKVAKETLTEFVGGLPSQSRVALRVYGHIGSNSGADKARSCAGTELLYNFQSLNKEKFASAIESFQPTGWTPIAGSLKQAASDFESYDPKTNENVVYLISDGIETCDGDPVTAARALNQSDVKTIVNVIGFDVDAKAAAQLREVANAGGGEYLQAANRNDLYRIFRQTSQEAYSKYRCISQEQYGAYRETSQAQYGRYRCLSQKAYKEYRKISTEVYRQSREDEITSETRDAILNAARQKRDGILKPAKEERDRILDESKGKRDRELDKGKEERDRKLEGAREERDRKLEDQTNDNL, from the coding sequence ATGCGGCTTATTTCTCAAAATCTTCCTAAGCCCACAGCCTTCCTATTGTTTGGGACAGTTCTCCTCGGCCTGCTAACGGGCTGTAACCTTCTCAGTGATGAAAAAAGTAGCAGTCAAAAGAGTTCTGGTCGGCGTGAGGAGCCAGAAACTCGTGAGGAGATAGACACTAATGAGTCAGCCGACATTGCCATGAATTCAGATGCTCAAAGCCTCTATGCTCAACTGCTGCAAGAGTATGACGAAGATTACGAAAGCTGTGGTCCGAGCATTCAAGCGCAGGCCAACTCCTGTAGTGCTGATGGCGTAACGGGTGGCGAAGCACCCAGAGAAAACCTCAATGTACAGCTCATGCTTGATGCCTCTGGCTCAATGGCGGGTTCAGTGGGCGGTGAACAAAAGCTCAAGGTTGCCAAAGAAACGCTGACCGAGTTTGTGGGTGGTTTACCGTCTCAATCTAGGGTGGCGCTGCGCGTGTATGGACATATTGGCTCAAATAGCGGCGCAGATAAAGCAAGGTCTTGTGCAGGGACAGAGCTCCTGTATAACTTCCAGTCCCTCAACAAAGAGAAGTTTGCATCTGCGATTGAATCATTTCAGCCAACTGGCTGGACACCCATTGCGGGTTCGTTGAAGCAAGCCGCAAGTGATTTTGAGTCCTATGACCCGAAGACAAATGAGAATGTTGTCTATCTGATTTCAGATGGCATTGAGACCTGTGATGGTGATCCGGTGACTGCAGCTAGAGCGTTGAATCAGTCTGATGTGAAGACGATTGTGAACGTGATTGGCTTTGATGTCGATGCCAAAGCGGCTGCACAACTGCGTGAGGTTGCTAATGCAGGTGGCGGAGAGTACCTGCAGGCCGCTAACCGCAATGACTTATACCGTATCTTTAGGCAAACTTCTCAAGAAGCTTACAGCAAGTACCGTTGTATCTCTCAAGAGCAGTATGGTGCTTATAGAGAAACCTCTCAAGCTCAATATGGTCGCTACCGTTGTCTTTCTCAGAAAGCATACAAAGAGTATAGAAAAATATCTACCGAGGTTTATAGACAAAGCAGGGAGGATGAAATCACATCAGAGACTCGCGATGCCATTCTAAATGCAGCTAGGCAGAAACGAGACGGGATACTAAAGCCAGCTAAAGAAGAACGCGATCGCATTCTTGATGAGTCTAAGGGAAAGCGAGATCGAGAGCTTGACAAGGGCAAAGAAGAGCGAGATCGAAAGCTGGAGGGGGCAAGAGAAGAACGCGATCGCAAACTTGAAGATCAAACCAATGACAATCTCTGA
- a CDS encoding SHOCT domain-containing protein: MTISDELQKLDELRRNGTLSPEEFEMAKRRVLDEPQDGGLADYFEEIKAHDALAKLDRGWELERKKYMISRSSRFGGWYSFIPTKGGSVLGGILVVIGGTLWTIWSASLAAAVASSIKFSGIGAFFTICFSLFPLFGVLFMVFGVYLSIRVYKKAEQYNKAHERYLRRRQSLGKS, from the coding sequence ATGACAATCTCCGATGAACTCCAGAAACTGGACGAGCTTCGCCGCAACGGTACCCTTTCGCCGGAAGAATTCGAGATGGCTAAACGCAGAGTCCTTGATGAACCACAGGACGGCGGCCTGGCCGATTATTTTGAAGAGATCAAGGCCCACGACGCACTTGCAAAACTCGATCGCGGATGGGAACTAGAACGCAAGAAATACATGATTTCGCGGTCAAGTAGATTCGGTGGATGGTATAGCTTCATACCCACTAAAGGTGGCAGCGTGCTGGGGGGCATCCTCGTTGTCATTGGTGGCACCCTCTGGACGATATGGTCTGCATCCTTAGCGGCGGCGGTTGCATCTTCAATAAAATTCAGCGGCATTGGTGCATTTTTTACGATCTGCTTTAGCCTCTTTCCGCTGTTCGGTGTGTTGTTTATGGTGTTCGGCGTATACCTGAGTATCAGAGTCTACAAGAAAGCCGAGCAATACAATAAGGCTCACGAACGGTATCTGCGTCGTCGTCAAAGTCTAGGCAAGAGCTGA
- a CDS encoding M1 family metallopeptidase codes for MSNFFIDEPKKHKSFELAGARPHYNPDRPGQVEHIFLDLALDIDQKICEGTCQIRLNPVRSGITQLALDAVNLNIQDVRIGRAKQPFDYDDERLVIHLKQETKVGKAITVAIAYSVNQPQRGLYFVGPEPNYPDKPTQVWTQGEDEDSRFWFPCFDYPGQLATSEIRVRVPKEFLAVSNGELVETSLEENQMIYHWLQKEIHPTYLMTLAVGEFAEIRDEWQGKPVLYYVEKGLEDSARLSMGKTPQMMAFLSEKYGVLYPYPKYAQVCVADFIFGGMENTSTTLLGDRYLLDERAAIDNRWTESLVVHELAHQWFGDLVVIKHWSHAWIKEGMASYSEVMWTEKEYGVDDAAYYRLNEARNYFNEDSNRYRRPVVTNIYRAAIELYDRHIYEKGACIYHMLRAELGEDLFWKAIHTFVQDNAHSTVETIDLLRAIDKATGRNLAFLFDQYVFRGGYPDYKVSYSWDTDSNLAKVTVKQTQADPKKPKHQELFDLKIPIAFGWVKTAGKKPPQVEQQTFTVRVHEAEQSFYLVLPSKPDFVSFDAGNHILKQVMLEYPVPELKTQLQHDPDPLSRINAAAALVKKGGLEAAQALGEALKKDTFWGVRIEVAQQLSKLQLDQALDLLKAGLKDEDARVRRAVVDAIATLKHGNSYKLLKPIAEKGDPSYLVEAAAIRGIGTLAGSGLANKPKEDKVIKLFKSVLKKRAGWNEVIRSGAISGLSQMKTSTDALDLVLEQTVSGTPQPLRLASIRALGAISAGQSPTDLQRILDSLKAISGESFFLTQVAVVSSLGQMETPKAIGILRGLANQTSDNRVERMAEEAIKKVQKKVGSGQAIQSVQEELEQLKKDNQTLKSRLEELEAKAKK; via the coding sequence ATGTCTAACTTCTTTATAGATGAACCTAAAAAGCATAAGTCTTTTGAACTGGCGGGCGCGCGTCCCCACTACAACCCCGATCGCCCAGGTCAAGTCGAACATATCTTTTTGGATCTTGCGTTAGATATTGATCAAAAGATCTGTGAGGGAACATGCCAAATTCGTTTGAATCCGGTTCGTAGCGGAATTACACAACTGGCGCTGGATGCGGTCAATCTCAATATCCAAGATGTACGCATCGGGAGGGCTAAGCAACCCTTTGATTACGACGATGAGCGTTTGGTGATTCATCTGAAGCAGGAGACAAAGGTGGGAAAGGCGATTACGGTTGCGATCGCATATTCTGTAAACCAGCCTCAGCGAGGTCTCTACTTTGTGGGACCGGAGCCCAACTATCCCGACAAACCGACACAGGTCTGGACCCAAGGAGAAGATGAAGACTCACGTTTTTGGTTCCCCTGCTTTGACTACCCAGGGCAACTTGCGACCTCTGAGATTCGGGTGCGGGTACCGAAGGAATTCCTAGCGGTCTCTAACGGTGAGCTGGTGGAAACCAGCCTGGAAGAGAATCAGATGATCTACCACTGGCTGCAGAAGGAGATTCATCCGACTTATCTGATGACGCTAGCGGTGGGAGAGTTTGCCGAGATTCGGGATGAATGGCAGGGCAAGCCGGTCCTTTACTACGTCGAGAAGGGCCTAGAGGACAGTGCCCGTTTGAGTATGGGTAAAACGCCTCAGATGATGGCATTTTTATCGGAAAAGTACGGGGTGCTCTATCCTTACCCCAAATATGCTCAGGTCTGTGTTGCTGACTTTATCTTTGGTGGGATGGAGAATACTTCGACGACGCTACTGGGCGATCGCTATCTATTAGATGAAAGAGCCGCCATCGACAATCGCTGGACAGAAAGTTTAGTCGTTCATGAGCTAGCCCACCAATGGTTTGGCGATCTGGTCGTGATCAAGCACTGGTCTCACGCCTGGATTAAGGAGGGAATGGCTTCCTACTCAGAAGTGATGTGGACAGAGAAAGAGTACGGAGTGGATGATGCAGCTTACTACCGCCTCAATGAAGCGCGTAACTACTTCAATGAAGATAGCAATCGCTACCGGCGGCCTGTCGTCACGAATATATATAGAGCGGCGATTGAACTCTACGATCGGCACATCTATGAGAAGGGGGCCTGCATCTACCACATGCTGAGGGCTGAGCTAGGGGAAGATCTCTTCTGGAAAGCCATTCACACTTTTGTTCAGGACAATGCCCACAGTACGGTGGAAACTATCGATCTGTTGCGGGCCATTGATAAAGCGACGGGGCGGAACTTGGCGTTTCTTTTCGATCAGTATGTGTTCCGAGGGGGTTATCCAGACTATAAGGTTAGCTATAGCTGGGATACGGATAGTAACCTTGCGAAGGTGACGGTAAAGCAAACACAGGCAGATCCGAAAAAGCCGAAACACCAAGAACTCTTTGATCTCAAAATTCCGATTGCGTTCGGCTGGGTGAAAACTGCTGGGAAGAAGCCGCCTCAAGTGGAGCAGCAAACGTTTACGGTGCGGGTTCACGAAGCGGAGCAGAGTTTTTACTTGGTACTGCCCTCTAAACCTGACTTTGTCAGCTTCGATGCTGGGAATCATATTTTGAAGCAGGTGATGCTTGAGTATCCGGTACCAGAGTTGAAGACCCAACTGCAGCACGATCCCGATCCGCTATCTCGAATCAATGCAGCAGCAGCGTTAGTAAAGAAAGGTGGATTAGAGGCTGCTCAGGCCTTAGGAGAGGCACTGAAGAAAGATACGTTTTGGGGTGTTCGCATTGAAGTGGCTCAACAGTTATCAAAGCTGCAGTTAGATCAAGCTCTGGATCTTTTGAAGGCAGGGTTGAAGGATGAGGATGCACGGGTAAGAAGAGCGGTGGTAGATGCGATCGCAACTCTAAAACACGGCAACAGTTACAAACTTCTCAAACCCATCGCCGAGAAAGGCGACCCCAGCTATCTTGTCGAAGCCGCAGCCATTCGCGGTATTGGCACCTTAGCTGGTTCGGGCTTAGCAAACAAACCCAAGGAAGATAAAGTCATCAAACTCTTCAAGTCAGTGCTTAAAAAACGAGCGGGCTGGAACGAAGTCATCCGCTCTGGAGCCATTTCAGGTCTGAGTCAGATGAAGACCTCAACTGATGCCCTTGATTTGGTCTTAGAGCAGACGGTTTCTGGTACTCCGCAACCACTCCGTCTCGCCTCGATTCGAGCACTGGGAGCGATTTCAGCCGGACAATCACCCACAGATCTACAGCGGATTTTGGATAGTCTAAAAGCGATTTCAGGCGAATCTTTTTTCTTGACGCAAGTAGCCGTCGTCTCATCACTCGGACAAATGGAAACGCCAAAGGCCATCGGCATTCTGCGAGGTCTTGCGAACCAAACCTCAGATAATCGAGTGGAGCGAATGGCAGAAGAGGCGATCAAAAAAGTACAGAAAAAAGTAGGCTCCGGTCAGGCCATTCAGTCTGTTCAGGAGGAGCTAGAGCAGCTCAAGAAAGATAACCAAACGCTCAAAAGCCGATTGGAGGAACTGGAGGCGAAGGCCAAGAAATAA
- a CDS encoding aromatic ring-hydroxylating dioxygenase subunit alpha: MLDNSTVAVQVPSATASQEPTSESSALGGSDPHRFDWHEAWHPIAYISDLDVAQPNPFTLLGQDLVIWWDPQQSAWTVFEDRCPHRLARFSEGRVTEDGLLECPYHGWTFSGDGQCQYIPQQVEGQAAETSSRACVQSLPTAMRQGLLFVYLGNPECAAQVKVPIIEPLEEGPDEWVCLNTFRDLPYDALTLLENVLDPSHLPYTHHRSVGDRANASPVELEVVKAGKAGFDGLWAEGPRRGKLGPQDTRFIAPGLMWHEITSEQYGRTVTAVYAVPTKKGHCRLFARFPFKFKAKAPGIFMKLTPQWYNHINQNNILEDDQIFLHHQERYLEQSGGSGRASKAFYLPTKADTFVKALHQWVNQFEADPFAGESLPPALPKHELLDRYYSHTVNCPSCRGALKNIKRLRLGVGVLGVSLWGLSPLIHSGVFVTVPVALCGAAWWGLKRLEKRFYEGRAVPLRNLPDS, encoded by the coding sequence ATGTTAGACAACTCCACTGTGGCCGTTCAGGTTCCTAGCGCGACAGCATCGCAGGAGCCGACATCAGAGTCTTCAGCCCTAGGCGGATCTGACCCCCATCGATTTGACTGGCATGAAGCATGGCACCCCATTGCTTACATCAGCGACTTAGACGTCGCGCAACCCAATCCCTTTACGCTGCTGGGTCAGGATTTAGTGATCTGGTGGGATCCTCAACAGTCAGCCTGGACGGTTTTTGAAGATCGCTGCCCCCACCGTCTAGCCAGATTTTCAGAAGGCAGAGTGACGGAAGACGGTTTGCTGGAATGTCCCTACCACGGCTGGACATTCTCCGGTGACGGCCAGTGCCAATACATTCCTCAACAGGTCGAGGGGCAAGCAGCTGAAACCTCTTCGCGTGCCTGTGTACAGTCACTTCCTACGGCAATGCGCCAAGGACTGTTATTCGTCTATCTCGGTAACCCTGAATGCGCAGCCCAGGTGAAAGTTCCTATTATTGAGCCGCTGGAGGAAGGTCCAGACGAATGGGTCTGCCTCAATACGTTTCGAGACCTGCCTTACGATGCCTTAACACTGCTTGAGAACGTACTTGATCCGAGCCACTTACCCTATACCCATCATCGTTCGGTGGGGGATCGCGCCAATGCTAGCCCCGTGGAGCTAGAGGTCGTTAAAGCAGGTAAAGCAGGTTTCGATGGTCTCTGGGCAGAAGGACCACGGCGCGGCAAGCTGGGTCCGCAAGATACTCGATTTATTGCACCAGGACTAATGTGGCATGAAATTACATCTGAGCAATATGGTCGCACCGTCACCGCAGTTTATGCTGTCCCAACGAAGAAGGGGCACTGCCGTCTGTTTGCCCGTTTTCCGTTTAAGTTCAAGGCCAAGGCTCCGGGCATTTTTATGAAGCTGACGCCCCAGTGGTATAACCACATCAATCAGAACAACATTTTAGAAGACGATCAGATTTTCCTACACCACCAAGAGCGGTATCTAGAGCAGTCCGGCGGTAGCGGTCGAGCCAGCAAGGCATTTTATTTGCCCACGAAGGCCGATACCTTTGTTAAGGCACTCCACCAATGGGTCAACCAGTTTGAAGCTGATCCGTTTGCAGGAGAGTCTCTGCCACCGGCTCTACCCAAACATGAACTGCTAGACCGCTACTACTCTCATACCGTCAATTGCCCCAGTTGCAGAGGCGCGCTGAAAAATATTAAGCGATTGCGTCTTGGGGTTGGCGTCTTAGGAGTCAGTCTTTGGGGACTCTCGCCGCTCATCCACTCAGGGGTGTTCGTGACCGTACCGGTGGCACTATGCGGTGCAGCTTGGTGGGGACTGAAGCGCCTAGAAAAGCGGTTTTATGAGGGGCGAGCTGTGCCGCTTCGCAACCTACCGGATTCTTAA
- a CDS encoding N-acetylmuramoyl-L-alanine amidase, translating into MRSYWFIPSLLGLLLAALPAHAGGRLLKWQFDQDERQLEIVTETDVSPRAYLVPDPTRVVIDLPNTQLGQANSEKELRKRFQSLRAGQFDQYTTRIVIELGKKYRVSPRSVRIEGVAPNRWLIKLPKPKRYSFQDRRALAVRRRPIPLVVSPPRNSSLASTPSAPSSPSSSLPPSPWRSSSQRPTVVIDPGHGGRDPGAIGIGGLKEVQVVLPISQEVERILRSKGVNVIMTRSTDQYVSLQGRVSIAERARGKVFVSIHANAISLSRPDVNGVETFYYQTGRSLAQSIHSSIHRRIRIGDRGVRQARFYVLRKSSMPASLVEVGFVTGSLDSPRLRQPAFRKQMADAIAEGILSHLGIR; encoded by the coding sequence GTGCGATCTTATTGGTTCATTCCCAGTCTATTGGGCCTTTTGCTTGCGGCTCTCCCTGCCCATGCTGGTGGCAGACTCCTCAAGTGGCAGTTTGACCAAGACGAACGGCAGCTCGAAATTGTCACTGAAACAGACGTCTCTCCCCGAGCGTACCTTGTACCCGATCCAACTCGGGTGGTAATTGATTTACCCAATACTCAGCTCGGCCAAGCCAATAGTGAAAAAGAGCTCAGAAAACGTTTCCAAAGCTTGCGTGCTGGGCAATTCGATCAGTACACGACCCGAATTGTAATTGAGTTGGGTAAAAAATATCGCGTTTCGCCGCGATCGGTTCGCATCGAAGGAGTTGCTCCTAATCGTTGGCTGATCAAGCTTCCGAAACCGAAGCGATACTCTTTTCAAGATCGTCGCGCTCTGGCCGTGCGACGGCGTCCCATTCCTCTTGTTGTGTCACCACCCAGAAACTCTAGCTTGGCCTCTACGCCCTCAGCGCCTTCCTCCCCGTCATCATCTCTCCCTCCCTCTCCGTGGCGCTCCTCAAGTCAAAGGCCGACGGTTGTTATTGATCCAGGCCATGGTGGACGAGATCCTGGCGCTATTGGTATCGGCGGCTTAAAAGAGGTTCAGGTTGTGTTGCCAATCTCTCAAGAAGTCGAACGTATCCTACGTTCAAAAGGCGTGAACGTCATAATGACACGCAGCACAGACCAGTACGTAAGTTTGCAGGGGCGAGTGAGCATTGCCGAACGCGCCCGAGGCAAGGTCTTCGTCAGCATTCACGCTAACGCTATTAGCCTCAGTCGTCCTGACGTCAACGGCGTCGAAACCTTTTATTACCAAACCGGCAGAAGCCTTGCCCAGTCAATTCACAGCAGTATCCATCGCCGTATTCGCATCGGAGACCGTGGCGTACGGCAGGCCCGCTTCTATGTCCTTCGTAAAAGTTCTATGCCAGCGTCATTAGTAGAAGTAGGCTTTGTTACGGGTAGCTTAGATTCACCAAGACTCCGGCAGCCTGCTTTTCGCAAGCAGATGGCAGATGCGATCGCAGAAGGCATTCTCAGTCACCTCGGAATTCGCTAG
- a CDS encoding SHOCT domain-containing protein produces MTISDELQKLDELRRNGTLSPEEFEIAKRRVLEGPQDDVLTDRFEEIKTYTELAQLDREWQLERENYMISTRYGRRHIPSKSGSVFGGIIIVVFGILWTMMAASMASGSFLSLFPLFGVFFTVAGIGVSIRSFVKAGQYKKAHERYLHRRQSLSKNRQP; encoded by the coding sequence ATGACAATCTCTGATGAACTCCAGAAACTGGACGAGCTTCGCCGCAACGGTACCCTTTCGCCGGAAGAATTCGAGATAGCTAAACGCAGAGTCCTTGAAGGACCACAGGACGACGTTCTGACCGACCGTTTTGAGGAGATCAAGACCTACACCGAACTTGCACAGCTCGATCGTGAATGGCAACTAGAACGCGAGAATTACATGATTTCGACGCGGTATGGACGTCGGCATATACCCAGTAAATCTGGCAGCGTATTTGGGGGCATCATCATTGTCGTTTTTGGCATCTTATGGACAATGATGGCTGCATCTATGGCGAGTGGCAGCTTTTTAAGTCTCTTTCCGTTATTCGGTGTATTTTTTACAGTAGCTGGCATAGGTGTGAGTATTCGATCCTTTGTGAAGGCTGGTCAATACAAGAAGGCGCATGAGCGGTATCTGCATCGCCGTCAAAGTCTAAGCAAGAATCGCCAACCATAG